The Stigmatella aurantiaca genome includes the window ATCGCGATTGCCCTCATGGCCCTGGTGGGCTGCAAGCAGCAGTCCCAGGAGACGGCCACGCCGGCCCCCGGCGGCGCCACCCCTCCCGCCGCGCAGAAGAAGCTCTCCGTGGGCTTCTCGCAGGTGGGCGCCGAGAGCGCCTGGCGCACGGCGGAGACGAAGTCCATCCGCGGCGAGGCCGAGAAGCGCGGCGTGGACCTCAAGTTCGCGGACGCCCAGGGCAAGCAGGCCAGCCAGATCCAGGCGCTCACGTCCTTCATCGCCCAGAAGGTGGACGTCATCGTCCTGGCGCCCGTCGTGGAAACGGGCTGGGAAGTGGTCCTCACCCAGGCCAAGGAGGCCAAGATTCCGGTCATCCTGGTCGACCGTGGCATCAAGGTGAGCGACGAGAGCCTCTACACCACGCTCATCGCCAGCGACTTCGTGGAGGAGGGCCGCATGGCGGCCGAGTGGCTCGCCAAGCAGACCAACGGCAAGGCCAACATCTATGAGCTCCAGGGCTCCACGGGCGCCGCCCCGGCCATCGACCGGAAGAAGGGCTTCGAGGAGGCCCTCCAGAAGTTCCCGGACATGAAGATCGTCAAGAGCCAGAGCGCCGACTTCACCCGCGCCAAGGGCAAGGAAGTCATGGAGGCCTTCATCAAGTCGGACCGCGACCAGATCCAGGCCGTCTACGCCCACAACGACGACATGGCCCTGGGCGCCATCCAGGCGCTGGACGAGGCCGGCATGAACCCGGGCAAGAACGTCACCCTCATCTCCATCGACGGGGTGAAGGGCGCCTTCGAGGCCATGGTGGCCGGCAAGCTCAACGCCACCGTCGAGTGCAACCCGCTGCTCGGGCCCCTGGTGTTCGACACCATCAACAAGGTGCGCGCGGGCGAGTCCGTGCCGAAGTTCATCAAGAGCCAGGACCAGCTCTTCGAGCAGGCGACCGCCGCGCAGGTCATCAGCACCCGTGAGTACTGAGCCCATTCTCGCCGCCAAGGGTGTCGAGAAGCGCTTCCCCGGAGTTCACGCCCTCGCGGGCGTGAACTTCGAGGTGAGGGCGGGCGAGGTGCACGCCCTCATGGGGCAGAATGGCGCCGGCAAGTCGACGCTCATCAAGATCCTCACCGGAGTCTATGCCCGCGACGGTGGCACCATCACCTTCGAGGGCCGCGACTTCCGTCCCACCTCACCGGGAGACGCCCAGCGGCAGGGCATCAGCACCACCTATCAGGAACTCAGCCTCATCCCGACGCTGACGGTCGCCGAGAACCTCTGTCTGGGCCGGGCGCCGCGCCGCTGGTACGGCATCGACTGGCGCGCCATGCGGCGCAAGGCCGAGGAGACGCTGGCGACCTTCGATCTGCGGATCGACGTCACCCAGCCGCTGGGGACGCTGTCGGCCGCCGTGCAGCAGCTCGTGGCCATCGCCCGCGCGGTTCAGACGGAGGCCCGGGTCATCATCCTGGACGAGCCGACCTCGAGCCTCGACGCCCATGAGACGGAGCTGCTCTTGGGCATCATCGGCCGGCTCAAGGCCCGGGGGCTGGGCATTGTCTTCGTCACGCACTTTCTCGACCAGGTCTACCGCGTCAGCGACCGCATCACCGTGCTGCGCAACGGCACGTTCGTGGGCACGTACGAGGCCTCGCAGCTCTCGCGCCTGGACCTGGTCTCCCACATGCTGGGCAAGGTCCCCGAGGAGCTGGAGCCCGCGCTTCACGAGCACCCGGAGCACCAGGGCACCCCGGTCCTCACCGCCCAGGGGCTGGAGCGCCGGGGGTTCGAGGCGTTCGATCTGACGATTCACGAGGGCGAGGTGCTCGGCTTCGCGGGCCTGCTCGGCTCGGGCCGGACCGAGGCGGCCCGGCTGCTGTTCGGGGCCGATCACGCCCGGAGCGGCACGGTCAACGGCGCGGTGCCCAAGAGCCCGCGCCACGCCATCGCGCAGGGCATGGCGTTCCTGCCCGAGGACCGCAAGGCGGAGGGCATCTTCCCCGACCTGTCGGTGCGCGAGAACATCGCCATCGTCGTGCAGCGCAAGCTGGGCTTCACCGTGTCGCGCGCCCAGCAGGACGCGCTGGCCCAGGAGTTCGTGACCAAGCTGGGCATCAAGACGCCGCACATCGAACAGCCCATCCGGCTGCTCAGCGGCGGCAACCAGCAGAAGGTCATCCTCGCCCGGTGGCTCGCGTATGAGCCGCGGCTGTTCATCCTGGATGAGCCCACCCGCGGCATCGACGTAGGGGCCAAGGGGGAGATCGAACGCCTCATCCACCAGCTCTCCCAGAAGGGGCTCTCGGTCCTCTTCATCTCGGCCGCGCTGGAGGAGGTGCTCCGGCTGTCGCACCGCATCGCCGTGTTCCGGGACCGGAAGAAGGTCCGGGAGCTGACGCGGACGACGCTGCCCGAGGTCATGGAAGTCATCGCCGGAGAGGAGCCCCCTCATGCGCCATAGGAATTTCTGGCCGCTGGTGGCACTGGCGGCGCTGCTGGTCTTCAACCTGATCTTCACCACGGGCTTTGCCCGCGTCGAGTTCCGGGACGGGCGGCTGTTCGGCACGCTCGTGGACATCTTCCAGAACGGTGCCCCCGTCATGCTCCTGGCCGTGGGGATGACGCTGGTCATCGCCCTGGGGGGCATCGACCTGTCCGTGGGCTCGGTGATGGCGCTGTCCGGCGCGGTCGCCGCGCTGCTGATGACCGAGCATGGGCAGTCCGTGCCGGTGGGCGTGCTCGCCGCGCTGGGCGTGGCCCTGCTCGTGGGGGCCATCAATGGCGCCCTCGTCAGCTATGCCAGCGTCCAGCCCATCATCGTCACCCTCGTCACCCTGGTGATGGGGCGGGGGCTGGCCCAGGCGCTCACGCAGGACCAGAAGATCCGTTTCGAGATTCCGGCCTTCGAGTTCATCGGCAACGGGACGGTGCTGGGCCTGCCGTTCCCGGTTCTCCTGGTGGCCGCGGTGGCCGTGGCGGTCAGCGTGCTGCTGCGGCGGACCGCCACGGGCCTCTACATCGAGGCCATGGGCGGCAACCCGCAGGCGGCGCGGCTGTGCGGCCTGCGCGTGCACGTCATCCGGCTGATGGCGTTCATGGCGTGCGCGCTGTGCGCGGGGCTCGCGGGGCTCATCGCCGCCGCGGACATCAAGGAAGCGGACGTCGCCAACGCCGGGCTCTACCTGGAGCTGGATGCCATCCTGGCCGTCGTGCTCGGGGGCACCAGCCTGACGGGCGGCCGGGCCAACCTCGTGGGCTCGCTCATCGGGGCCACCTTCATCCAGACGCTCACCATCATGCTCCAGATGCGCGGGGTCATCACCGAGCACACGCTCATCATCAAGGCCATCGTGGCGCTGAGCGTGTGCTACATGCAGACCCCCTCGTTCGAGCGCATGGTGCGGCGCTTGCGGCCCGCGGAGGGCGCGTGAGCTTCCTGCGCAAGCACATCACCGTCCTGGCGGGGCTGCTGGCCTACCTCGTGCTCTACGCCATCGCGGCGGCACGGTACGACGGCTTCCTGTCGCTGCCCGTCTTCATCAACTTCCTGTCCAACAACGCGGTGCTCGGCATCGTCGCGGTGGGCATGACGTTCGTCATCCTCTCTGGCGGAATCGATCTGTCCGTCGGGGCGGTGATGTCCTTCTCCAGCGTGCTCATTGGCGTCCTCATCATGGACCACCAGTGGAACGTGTATGCAGCGGTGGGCGCCTCGCTCGTCTGCGGCACCGCGCTGGGGGCGGCGATGGGGGCCATCATTCACAGGACGGGCATCAAGCCCTTCATCGTCACGCTCGCGGGCATGTTCTTCGTGCGCGGGCTGGCGTTCATCATCCACCTGGAGTCGATCGCCATCGCGGCGCCCCAGCACACCTCCATCGCCATCATGCGCGTGGGCCCGCTGCCGGTGACGGCGGTGCTGTTCCTCACGTTCGTAGCCGTGGCCTGGTACGTCGCGGTGCTCACCCCCTTCGGCCGCAATGTCTACGCGCTCGGAGGAGGGGAGGAGGCCGCGATGCTCATGGGGCTTCCCGTGCAGCGCACCCGGATTGCCGTGTACGCGGTGAGCGGGTTCTGCGCCTCCTTCGCCGGGGCCGCGCTCACGTTCTACCTCTCCAGCGGCAGCCACCTGGAGGGCGTCGGCATGGAGCTGGATGCGATCGCCACCGTGGTCATCGGCGGCACGCTGCTGGCCGGTGGGGTGGGCTCGGTGTTCGGCACGCTCGTGGGCGTGCTGATGCTGGGCCTCATCCTCACCTCCATCACCACGTACGAGGGCATGATGAGCTCGGGGCTCACGCGTGTGGCTATCGGCGCGCTCCTGCTCTCCTTCGTGATGCTGCAGAAGCTGCTGACGCGGCGGATCGCGGGCGCGGGCCGGGCCACCTGAGCCGGACGGCGCCTCAGTCCTCTCCGGAGAGGCCGTACTCCTTGAGCTTGCGCGACAAGGTGTTGCGGCCAATCTCCAGGGCCTTGGCCGCCGCCGTGCGGTTGCCCTTCACCGCCTCCAGCACCCGGAGGATGTGGCGCCGCTCCACCTCCGCCAGGGGGAGCAGCGCGGGGCCCGCCTCCACCGCCTGAGGCTCCGCGCCCACTGCGGGCAAGGGCCGGTCCAGGGTGGGCAAGGGCAGGTGCTCTTCGAGGATCTCGCCCTCGCAGAGCACCACCGCGCTCTCGATGCAGTTCTCCAGCTCGCGCACGTTGCCGGGCCAGCGGTAGCCCTTGAGGCGCTCCAGCGCCAGGGGGCTCAGCCGGGGCGGCTCCAGCCGGTGGCGCTTGGCCGCAGTGGCCACGAAGTGCCGCGCGAGCCGCTCGATGTCCTCTGCCCCGCGCTCGCGCAGGGGCGGGAGCACCAGCTCCACGACCTTGATGCGGTAGTAGAGGTCCTCGCGGAACTGGTTCTCGGCCACCATGCGCGCCAGGTTCCGGTTCGTCGCCGCGACGATGCGCACGTCCACCTTGACGGTCTGCGTGCCGCCCACGCGCTCGAACTCGCGGTCCTGGAGTACCCGCAGGAGCTTGCCCTGCACCGAGAGCGGCAGCTCGCCGATCTCGTCGATGAACACCGTGCCCCCGTCGGCCGCCTCGAACTTGCCCTGCACCCGGTGGTCCGCGCCGGTGAAGGCGCCCTTCTCGTGGCCGAACAGCTCGTTCTCGATGAGCGTGGCGGGCAGGGCCGCACAGTCCACCTTCACCAGGGGCTTGTCCCGGCGCGGCCCGTTGACGTGGATGGCCCGTGCGAACAGCTCCTTGCCGCAGCCGCTCTCTCCGCGCAGCAGCACCGTGGCGTCTGTGGGCGCGGCCTTCTGCACCAGCCGGTAGAGCGCCCGGAGCTGCGCGGACTCGCCGATGATGCGGTTGAAGAAGTAGCCCACCGGGGCCTGCGGCTGCTCCTTGGCGCGCTTGAGCTCCTGGTAGAGGCTGGTGGTCTGCAGGGCCGTGCTGACCTGCGAGGCAATGGCCACCAGCCGCTCGGTGTCCTCGCTGGTGAAGGGTCCGCCCCCGAGCCGGTTGAGCACCTGGAGCACGCCGTAGACGCTGCCCTGGGCGTCCTGCAGCGGCACCGCCAGCAGGCTCGAGGTGCGGTAGCCCGTGAGCCGGTCGATGTCAGAGAAGAACAGCCGCTCGCCCCGGGGGTCCGAGCTGCTGACGGGCAGGCCCTCCTGGGCCACGTGCCCCGCGGCCCCCTGGCCGAGCTTGACGCGGATCTGCGACACCTCGGGCAGGTGCGCGGCGCGCGAGAACAGCTCGCCTCGCGCCGGATCCAACAGCCAGAGCGTTCCCCGGTCCGCCTGCATCGTGACGGCGATGCGGTCGACCAGCGTCTGGAGGAACGCGTCGAGATCGATCTCCCGGTCCACCAGCCCGCCGACCGACAACAGCACCTGGGTGACATCCTTCGGTG containing:
- a CDS encoding sigma-54-dependent Fis family transcriptional regulator, whose translation is MTSECYGEPTAFVLPPLPTMSPPKDVTQVLLSVGGLVDREIDLDAFLQTLVDRIAVTMQADRGTLWLLDPARGELFSRAAHLPEVSQIRVKLGQGAAGHVAQEGLPVSSSDPRGERLFFSDIDRLTGYRTSSLLAVPLQDAQGSVYGVLQVLNRLGGGPFTSEDTERLVAIASQVSTALQTTSLYQELKRAKEQPQAPVGYFFNRIIGESAQLRALYRLVQKAAPTDATVLLRGESGCGKELFARAIHVNGPRRDKPLVKVDCAALPATLIENELFGHEKGAFTGADHRVQGKFEAADGGTVFIDEIGELPLSVQGKLLRVLQDREFERVGGTQTVKVDVRIVAATNRNLARMVAENQFREDLYYRIKVVELVLPPLRERGAEDIERLARHFVATAAKRHRLEPPRLSPLALERLKGYRWPGNVRELENCIESAVVLCEGEILEEHLPLPTLDRPLPAVGAEPQAVEAGPALLPLAEVERRHILRVLEAVKGNRTAAAKALEIGRNTLSRKLKEYGLSGED
- a CDS encoding ABC transporter permease subunit; translated protein: MSFLRKHITVLAGLLAYLVLYAIAAARYDGFLSLPVFINFLSNNAVLGIVAVGMTFVILSGGIDLSVGAVMSFSSVLIGVLIMDHQWNVYAAVGASLVCGTALGAAMGAIIHRTGIKPFIVTLAGMFFVRGLAFIIHLESIAIAAPQHTSIAIMRVGPLPVTAVLFLTFVAVAWYVAVLTPFGRNVYALGGGEEAAMLMGLPVQRTRIAVYAVSGFCASFAGAALTFYLSSGSHLEGVGMELDAIATVVIGGTLLAGGVGSVFGTLVGVLMLGLILTSITTYEGMMSSGLTRVAIGALLLSFVMLQKLLTRRIAGAGRAT
- a CDS encoding ABC transporter permease, which gives rise to MRHRNFWPLVALAALLVFNLIFTTGFARVEFRDGRLFGTLVDIFQNGAPVMLLAVGMTLVIALGGIDLSVGSVMALSGAVAALLMTEHGQSVPVGVLAALGVALLVGAINGALVSYASVQPIIVTLVTLVMGRGLAQALTQDQKIRFEIPAFEFIGNGTVLGLPFPVLLVAAVAVAVSVLLRRTATGLYIEAMGGNPQAARLCGLRVHVIRLMAFMACALCAGLAGLIAAADIKEADVANAGLYLELDAILAVVLGGTSLTGGRANLVGSLIGATFIQTLTIMLQMRGVITEHTLIIKAIVALSVCYMQTPSFERMVRRLRPAEGA
- a CDS encoding ABC transporter substrate-binding protein; amino-acid sequence: MRWMIAIALMALVGCKQQSQETATPAPGGATPPAAQKKLSVGFSQVGAESAWRTAETKSIRGEAEKRGVDLKFADAQGKQASQIQALTSFIAQKVDVIVLAPVVETGWEVVLTQAKEAKIPVILVDRGIKVSDESLYTTLIASDFVEEGRMAAEWLAKQTNGKANIYELQGSTGAAPAIDRKKGFEEALQKFPDMKIVKSQSADFTRAKGKEVMEAFIKSDRDQIQAVYAHNDDMALGAIQALDEAGMNPGKNVTLISIDGVKGAFEAMVAGKLNATVECNPLLGPLVFDTINKVRAGESVPKFIKSQDQLFEQATAAQVISTREY
- a CDS encoding sugar ABC transporter ATP-binding protein, which translates into the protein MSTEPILAAKGVEKRFPGVHALAGVNFEVRAGEVHALMGQNGAGKSTLIKILTGVYARDGGTITFEGRDFRPTSPGDAQRQGISTTYQELSLIPTLTVAENLCLGRAPRRWYGIDWRAMRRKAEETLATFDLRIDVTQPLGTLSAAVQQLVAIARAVQTEARVIILDEPTSSLDAHETELLLGIIGRLKARGLGIVFVTHFLDQVYRVSDRITVLRNGTFVGTYEASQLSRLDLVSHMLGKVPEELEPALHEHPEHQGTPVLTAQGLERRGFEAFDLTIHEGEVLGFAGLLGSGRTEAARLLFGADHARSGTVNGAVPKSPRHAIAQGMAFLPEDRKAEGIFPDLSVRENIAIVVQRKLGFTVSRAQQDALAQEFVTKLGIKTPHIEQPIRLLSGGNQQKVILARWLAYEPRLFILDEPTRGIDVGAKGEIERLIHQLSQKGLSVLFISAALEEVLRLSHRIAVFRDRKKVRELTRTTLPEVMEVIAGEEPPHAP